A region from the Pseudomonas cucumis genome encodes:
- a CDS encoding outer membrane protein has protein sequence MNLLKKPQYLVMGVIGMGFIAPESSSAGTLGPYVSVMGGLNWVAAQDLNQNNLDFVEMEFNQPLDSGYATGLALGWRFPIGLRPEVELSYRKNSLTQFNNRVYEGGGSIDGKGEEEATSLMANLWYDVLNLPAPFSRFTPYVGGGLGYTTLSVSGLEAGGVQFGDTHRDTVSAYQLGAGVSFELTDQWSMSLDYRYLKTREAHFGDIQGLPQGDVRTEYSAQSLMLGLNYWF, from the coding sequence ATGAACCTACTAAAAAAACCTCAGTATCTCGTGATGGGCGTCATTGGCATGGGCTTTATCGCCCCAGAGTCCAGTTCCGCCGGCACGCTCGGCCCCTACGTCAGTGTCATGGGCGGCCTGAACTGGGTTGCTGCGCAGGACCTTAACCAGAACAACCTCGACTTCGTCGAGATGGAGTTCAACCAACCGTTAGACTCCGGCTACGCCACCGGACTGGCATTGGGCTGGCGATTTCCCATCGGGCTCAGACCTGAAGTGGAACTCAGCTACCGCAAGAACTCCCTGACCCAGTTCAATAACCGGGTCTACGAAGGCGGCGGGAGCATTGACGGCAAAGGTGAAGAGGAAGCCACCAGCCTGATGGCCAACCTCTGGTATGACGTCTTGAACCTGCCAGCACCCTTCAGTCGGTTCACCCCCTACGTTGGCGGCGGCCTGGGTTACACCACCCTGTCGGTCAGCGGCCTGGAAGCCGGCGGCGTGCAGTTCGGCGATACTCATCGCGACACCGTATCGGCCTACCAACTCGGAGCCGGGGTAAGTTTCGAGCTCACCGATCAATGGTCCATGTCCCTGGACTATCGATACCTCAAAACTCGCGAGGCGCACTTCGGTGACATTCAAGGCCTGCCCCAAGGCGATGTGCGCACTGAATACAGCGCCCAGTCATTAATGCTCGGCCTGAATTATTGGTTCTAA
- a CDS encoding SRPBCC family protein yields MNDVKVQVIVKSPPSEIWKIWSNFSEAPLWDTDVSHCELNGPFQPGAQGKCILKNGLNMPLKLEEVKMHESYRNTARLLWIDLEFDHQMRRLSPNETHVIHTARIAGPLSFLYRGLLRKMLTAAMTTALDNLCTLAEQRANAISPPRLEKPGTHLHRV; encoded by the coding sequence CAAAGTGCAAGTCATAGTCAAATCGCCGCCTTCTGAAATATGGAAGATCTGGAGCAATTTTTCCGAAGCGCCGTTATGGGATACCGACGTCAGCCATTGTGAACTCAATGGCCCGTTTCAACCTGGAGCCCAAGGCAAATGCATCCTTAAAAATGGCCTGAACATGCCGCTGAAACTCGAAGAGGTGAAGATGCATGAAAGCTATCGGAACACGGCAAGACTGCTTTGGATCGACCTTGAATTCGATCACCAGATGCGCAGGCTTTCCCCGAATGAAACCCATGTCATCCATACCGCCAGGATCGCTGGCCCCTTGAGTTTTTTATACCGCGGGCTGCTACGCAAAATGCTGACCGCGGCAATGACCACTGCACTGGACAACCTGTGCACGTTGGCTGAACAACGAGCGAATGCCATCAGTCCCCCAAGGCTCGAAAAACCTGGAACGCATTTGCACCGCGTATGA